The Cloeon dipterum chromosome 3, ieCloDipt1.1, whole genome shotgun sequence genome includes a region encoding these proteins:
- the LOC135940739 gene encoding ribitol-5-phosphate transferase FKTN-like, which translates to MIVKRQAIKLIFGAGALMLVGQLLMLRLLRPPVPFRLEPVSQFVNVTAAIPLPIILLDRAVLTQLSDMCPFCNLQHPVAFASLYKHIHEVQSLQSVLDAAGFKSTILLNTLPVEPAAPKVVRDVPTGFLIAKDGVVIHLVLLHERADSYWWFGAVQSDFGIKQKLLDFGLPGHAPTLDIMIDEGAVDRFKGVLVEVQGLNLMVPSSIDLYLEQRSSDHFIECSHSRAAAFFDEFGDDDSSEALKFKHKAWKLLTTAKQVLDQLNIPFWLSSGTCLGYYRQCDLITHSKDVDLGIMAADYSTNLIPEFQKRGFKLKHVFGRINDSFEISFVYDDLKLDLFFFYREGSSIWNGGTQAKSGLKFKYVFPSFTLCWTEFLQLKVRVPCETLSYILANYGSGWSTPQRAWDWKSSPPNVRPNGEWEKKDWPEVIQVYY; encoded by the exons ATGATCGTGAAGAGGCAGGCGATCAAACTCATCTTCGGCGCCGGGGCGTTGATGCTAGTCGGGCAGTTGCTgatgctgcggctgctgcgacCACCGGTGCCCTTCCGCCTCGAGCCGGTGTCCCAATTCGTCAACGTGACCGCCGCCATCCCGCTGCCCATCATCCTGCTTGACCGCGCCGTCCTCACCCAGCTGTCCGACATGTGTCCCTTCTGCAATCTGCAGCACCCTGTCGCCTTCGCCTCCCTCTACAAGCACATCCACGAGGTTCAG AGTCTGCAATCCGTCCTGGACGCCGCTGGCTTTAAGTCGACCATCCTGCTGAACACGCTACCCGTGGAGCCGGCGGCGCCCAAGGTGGTGCGTGATGTGCCCACCGGCTTTCTGATCGCAAAGGATGGTGTGGTCATCCACCTGGTGCTGCTCCACGAGCGCGCTGACAGCTACTGGTGGTTTGGCGCCGTGCAGAGCGACTTTGGTATCAAGCAGAAGCTGCTGGACTTTGGCCTGCCGGGCCACGCCCCCACCCTCGACATCATGATTGATGAGGGTGCCGTCGACAG ATTCAAAGGCGTGCTTGTGGAGGTGCAGGGCCTGAACCTGATGGTGCCGTCCAGCATCGACCTGTATCTGGAGCAGAGGTCGTCAGACCACTTCATCGAGTGTAGCCACAGCCGCGCGGCCGCCTTCTTTGACGAGTTTGGTGACGACGACTCATCCGaagctttaaaattcaagcacAAGGCGTGGAAACTTTTGACCACGGCCAAGCAGGTGCTCGACCAGCTCAACATTCCCTTCTGGCTCTCCAGCGGCACTTGTTTAG GCTATTACCGTCAGTGTGATTTGATTACCCACAGCAAAGATGTAGATCTAGGCATCATGGCTGCAGACTACTCAACCAACTTGATCCCCGAATTCCAGAAACGAGGTTTCAAACTGAAACACGTCTTTGGGAGGATCAACGACTCTTTTGAGATATCCTTCGTGTACGACGATCTCAAACTCGACCTATTCTTCTTCTACCGTGAAGGAAGTAGCATCTGGAATGGTGGAACACAGGCTAAATCTGGCTTGAAATTTAA GTACGTGTTCCCCTCATTCACGTTGTGTTGGACCGAGTTTCTGCAGCTGAAGGTGCGAGTGCCATGTGAAACCCTTTCCTATATTTTGGCCAACTATGGTTCCGGTTGGTCGACTCCTCAGCGGGCGTGGGACTGGAAGAGCAGTCCTCCAAACGTGCGTCCCAATGGTGAGTGGGAAAAGAAGGACTGGCCTGAGGTCATCCAGGTCTACTACTGA
- the LOC135940737 gene encoding uncharacterized protein LOC135940737 isoform X1 — MTCSWQRHFVAFIALILNLATATNGLLPAKSDFEVCTTVAPNVIQVENPTQGLECRAGLPSTGLGVNVTLEWLSLEANYGDYLVINPGTTTNIKQTAIFTWNVKNPVHVVMPARDDFSLRLKVGERPAGPQQRKANGMLGFKLRFTTFDVPTPPPTTPITTTPLPQPPDDEPWPSYMVYVGGILPQNLADRTEEFRQIIADKSNEYCRIAEIALEQPIRPEHVQLLSLRQCPLNWPNAEYCSEIKLAVPAFLEDPNKPYELSVISLEKMWTSNRTLPDWLTYYEKPSSDLFFWWLGVFFGIVFLFIGTIMLAWRVRIYRSTIGNLMVPNEKTDSLWPQADASVSSPQAQVPPYLVIDQPVNDAASRKFYYEERNSYANPEPMRGVINEAYEFEDDDDALDIVASRNIYDYPDQPEYDIDQNGIILGGSAKDSEITL; from the exons ATGACGTGCTCTTGGCAGCGGCACTTTGTTGCCTTTATTGCCCTTATTTTAAATC TCGCGACAGCTACAAATGGACTGCTGCCCGCAAAATCTGACTTTGAGGTGTGCACCACG GTCGCTCCTAATGTGATCCAAGTCGAGAACCCGACCCAGGGATTGGAGTGCCGTGCAGGGTTGCCTTCGACCGGCCTCGGGGTCAACGTCACCCTCGAGTGGCTCTCACTGGAAGCAAATTATGGGGACTACCTTGTCATCAATCCAg GCACCACAACAAACATCAAGCAAACAGCGATTTTTACTTGGAACGTGAAAAATCCCGTGCACGTCGTGATGCCTGCCAGAGACGACTTCTCGCTGCGTCTGAAGGTTGGAGAAAGACCTGCAGGCCCACAGCAAAGAAAAGCCAATGGCATGCTTGGATTCAAGTTGAGGTTCACGACTTTCG ATGTTCCAACGCCTCCTCCAACCACACCTATCACAACGACGCCGCTGCCCCAACCTCCGGATGACGAGCCTTGGCCATCCTACATGGTCTACGTGGGAGGAATCCTGCCGCAAAAT ctTGCCGATCGAACTGAAGAATTCCGCCAGATCATCGCGGACAAGTCAAACGAGTATTGCAGGATAGCAGAAATCGCCCTGGAGCAACCAATAAG GCCAGAACACGTGCAGCTTTTGTCTCTGCGCCAGTGTCCGCTAAACTGGCCAAACGCAGAATATTGCAGCGAAATAAAACTGGCCGTACCTGCGTTTTTGGAGGATCCGAATAAACCCTATGAGTTGAGCGTTATAAGTCTGGAGAAAATGTGGACCAGCAACAGAACACTGCCGGATTGGCTGACTTACTACGAAAAGCCCTCAAGCGATTTGTTTTTCTGGTGGCTTGGTGTTTTCTTCGGCATCGTTTTCCTCTTCATTGGCACCATCATGCTCGCGTGGAGAGTCAGGATCTACAGATCAACTATTGG AAATTTGATGGTGCCGAACGAGAAGACAGACTCGCTGTGGCCGCAGGCGGACGCGAGTGTTTCGTCGCCGCAGGCCCAAGTGCCTCCTTACCTGGTGATTGACCAGCCCGTCAACGACGCCGCCAGCCGAAAATTCTACT ACGAGGAGAGGAATTCTTACGCGAACCCTGAGCCGATGCGCGGCGTGATTAATGAAGCTTACGAGTTTGAGGACGACGATGATGCCCTGGACATTGTCGCGTCGCG GAACATCTACGACTACCCGGATCAGCCCGAGTACGATATCGATCAGAACGGCATCATCCTAGGCGGGTCGGCAAAAGACTCAGAAATTACTCTTTGA
- the LOC135940737 gene encoding uncharacterized protein LOC135940737 isoform X2, protein MTCSWQRHFVAFIALILNLATATNGLLPAKSDFEVCTTVAPNVIQVENPTQGLECRAGLPSTGLGVNVTLEWLSLEANYGDYLVINPGTTTNIKQTAIFTWNVKNPVHVVMPARDDFSLRLKVGERPAGPQQRKANGMLGFKLRFTTFDVPTPPPTTPITTTPLPQPPDDEPWPSYMVYVGGILPQNLADRTEEFRQIIADKSNEYCRIAEIALEQPIRNLMVPNEKTDSLWPQADASVSSPQAQVPPYLVIDQPVNDAASRKFYYEERNSYANPEPMRGVINEAYEFEDDDDALDIVASRNIYDYPDQPEYDIDQNGIILGGSAKDSEITL, encoded by the exons ATGACGTGCTCTTGGCAGCGGCACTTTGTTGCCTTTATTGCCCTTATTTTAAATC TCGCGACAGCTACAAATGGACTGCTGCCCGCAAAATCTGACTTTGAGGTGTGCACCACG GTCGCTCCTAATGTGATCCAAGTCGAGAACCCGACCCAGGGATTGGAGTGCCGTGCAGGGTTGCCTTCGACCGGCCTCGGGGTCAACGTCACCCTCGAGTGGCTCTCACTGGAAGCAAATTATGGGGACTACCTTGTCATCAATCCAg GCACCACAACAAACATCAAGCAAACAGCGATTTTTACTTGGAACGTGAAAAATCCCGTGCACGTCGTGATGCCTGCCAGAGACGACTTCTCGCTGCGTCTGAAGGTTGGAGAAAGACCTGCAGGCCCACAGCAAAGAAAAGCCAATGGCATGCTTGGATTCAAGTTGAGGTTCACGACTTTCG ATGTTCCAACGCCTCCTCCAACCACACCTATCACAACGACGCCGCTGCCCCAACCTCCGGATGACGAGCCTTGGCCATCCTACATGGTCTACGTGGGAGGAATCCTGCCGCAAAAT ctTGCCGATCGAACTGAAGAATTCCGCCAGATCATCGCGGACAAGTCAAACGAGTATTGCAGGATAGCAGAAATCGCCCTGGAGCAACCAATAAG AAATTTGATGGTGCCGAACGAGAAGACAGACTCGCTGTGGCCGCAGGCGGACGCGAGTGTTTCGTCGCCGCAGGCCCAAGTGCCTCCTTACCTGGTGATTGACCAGCCCGTCAACGACGCCGCCAGCCGAAAATTCTACT ACGAGGAGAGGAATTCTTACGCGAACCCTGAGCCGATGCGCGGCGTGATTAATGAAGCTTACGAGTTTGAGGACGACGATGATGCCCTGGACATTGTCGCGTCGCG GAACATCTACGACTACCCGGATCAGCCCGAGTACGATATCGATCAGAACGGCATCATCCTAGGCGGGTCGGCAAAAGACTCAGAAATTACTCTTTGA